From Pseudoalteromonas sp. R3, one genomic window encodes:
- a CDS encoding DUF692 domain-containing protein produces the protein MNKPFGRVGMGLRREMLDDILATPPQQVDFYEVAPENWMTLGGKFAAQFSELTARHPFVCHGLSLSLGSPAPLDIEFVSDLKTFFSTHNIRCYSEHLSYCSGDGHMYDLMPIPFTEEAVKHTAARIKEVQDRLERRIAVENVSYYAAPGQQLSEQDFTLAVLEEADCDLLLDVNNIYVNSINHGYDAGAFLAAMPSERIAYGHIAGHYVEAEDLLVDTHGDAVCDPVWQLLQEAYRLHGVFPTLLERDFNIPPLPQLLEEVDQIHTVQSIDKLKRGIA, from the coding sequence ATGAATAAACCGTTTGGCAGGGTTGGCATGGGCCTTAGGCGAGAAATGTTAGATGATATTTTGGCTACTCCCCCTCAGCAGGTCGATTTTTACGAGGTCGCGCCCGAAAACTGGATGACGCTCGGTGGCAAATTCGCTGCTCAGTTTTCGGAGTTGACTGCGAGACACCCATTTGTTTGCCATGGATTGTCATTATCACTCGGTTCACCTGCACCATTAGATATTGAGTTTGTAAGCGACCTGAAAACCTTTTTCTCGACACATAACATTCGTTGCTACAGCGAACACTTAAGTTATTGTTCCGGGGATGGTCATATGTACGACCTTATGCCTATTCCCTTCACAGAGGAGGCGGTAAAGCACACTGCTGCAAGGATCAAAGAAGTGCAAGACAGACTGGAGCGTCGTATAGCTGTGGAGAATGTCTCTTATTATGCTGCGCCTGGTCAGCAGTTATCTGAGCAGGATTTTACCTTAGCAGTGCTCGAAGAAGCTGACTGTGATCTGCTCTTAGATGTGAATAACATCTACGTCAATTCAATTAATCATGGTTATGATGCCGGTGCATTTTTAGCGGCGATGCCCAGTGAGCGTATCGCTTATGGTCATATCGCCGGGCATTATGTTGAGGCAGAAGATTTGCTTGTAGATACCCATGGCGATGCGGTGTGCGACCCTGTTTGGCAATTATTGCAAGAAGCCTACCGCCTACATGGTGTGTTTCCAACCTTGTTGGAACGCGATTTTAATATTCCTCCATTACCTCAACTACTTGAGGAAGTTGACCAGATCCATACTGTGCAGAGTATTGATAAGCTCAAAAGGGGGATCGCCTGA